The following are encoded in a window of Rhizophagus irregularis chromosome 4, complete sequence genomic DNA:
- a CDS encoding uncharacterized protein (SECRETED:cutsite_TYA-NY; SECRETED:prob_0.7530); SECRETED:SignalP(1-15) produces the protein MRNFGMLILEHITYANYCTCYPNVTCGDSDACYSSVTCDKLGACYPSVTCSDSDACYGWVICVNSGACYSFITCANLGACYASVTCVNSGACYLSLTCVNSGACYSSVTCVNSGACYSSVTCVNSDACYASVTCVNSGACYSSVICINSGACYSSVTCINSGACYASVTCVNSDACYSSVICVNSGACYSSITCVNSSACYASVTCVNSDACYSSVICVNSGACYASVTCVNSGACYSSVICVNSSACYSSVTCVNSSACYASVTCVNSGACYSSVTCVNSGACYSSVICVNSGAYYSSCNHALIWVHVTGACFLQ, from the coding sequence ATGCGCAATTTTGGCATGTTAATTTTGGAACACATTACATACGCTAATTACTGTACATGTTACCCAAATGTAACATGCGGTGATTCAGACGCATGTTATTCATCCGTAACATGCGATAAATTGGGCGCATGTTACCCATCTGTAACATGCAGTGATTCAGACGCATGTTACGGATGGGTAATATGCGTTAATTCTGGCGCATGTTACTCATTCATAACATGCGCTAATTTGGGCGCATGTTATGCTTCTGTAACATGCGTTAATTCTGGCGCATGTTACTTATCCTTAACATGCGTTAATTCTGGCGCATGTTACTCATCCGTAACATGCGTTAATTCTGGCGCATGTTACTCATCCGTAACATGCGTTAATTCAGATGCATGTTACGCTTCTGTAACATGCGTTAATTCTGGCGCATGTTACTCATCCGTAATATGCATTAATTCTGGCGCATGTTACTCATCTGTAACATGCATTAATTCTGGTGCATGTTACGCATCTGTAACATGCGTTAATTCTGACGCATGTTACTCATCCGTAATATGCGTTAATTCTGGCGCATGTTACTCATCTATAACATGCGTTAATTCTAGTGCATGTTACGCTTCTGTAACATGCGTTAATTCTGACGCATGTTACTCATCCGTAATATGCGTTAATTCTGGTGCATGTTACGCTTCTGTAACATGCGTTAATTCTGGCGCATGTTACTCATCTGTAATATGCGTTAATTCTAGCGCATGTTACTCATCCGTAACATGCGTTAATTCTAGTGCATGTTACGCTTCTGTAACATGCGTTAATTCTGGCGCATGTTACTCATCCGTAACATGCGTTAATTCTGGCGCATGTTACTCATCCGTAATATGCGTTAATTCTGGCGCATATTACTCATCCTGTAATCATGCGCTAATTTGGGTACATGTTACTGGCGCATGTTTCCTACAGTAA